Below is a genomic region from candidate division KSB1 bacterium.
CTATCTGTGTCTATCTGTGTGTATCTGTGGTTTATCAGAAACCGCGAGCCCTCATCGGCTCATTGCCAGCCGAACTCCAGCCCGGTTTGATACATGACCACTACGTTTTCGGGAGGGGTAATAGGCTGGATGTTGTGACAGGGGGCAAGAATGTAACCTCCGCCCTGACCGAGGATGCGCAGGTTGTCCAATACCTCCTGGCGCACCTGTTCCACCGTACCAAACGGCAGGGTATACTGGTTATCCACTCCACCGTGGAGCACCACCTTGTTCCCAAAGTCGCGCTTCAACCCCTCGCGCTCCATGCCAGGCGTCCGCCACTGTAGCGGGTTGAGGATGTCAATGCCCGCTTCGATCATGTCCGGGATAATGCGCCGAATTGCCCCATCGTTGTGGTGGAACACATAAGCCCCTGCCTGGTGAGCCAGATCAATCATCTTCTTCATCCGCGGTAAGAAAAACTCCCGAATCACCGCAGGCGAGAAGAGCAGATCCGTCTGCCCACCCATGTCCTCCGCTACATAGGTGTAGGTGACCTGGCCAGGCACCTGTTCATAGATGCGCAACGTCTCCTGGTAGGACAGTTCCAACAGCTGGTCGAGGCAATAATGCACCATTTCTGGATTCTCCACCAGGTCCACGAAGGCTTGCTCGTCGCCTCTGAGGTACTTGTAGGTGAGGAATGGCTCGTAAAGACCTCCGGCCAGCGGCCAGCGCTCGTGGCTTCGTGCCTGGTTGCGGATCTCCGAATAGTCCCACCAGTCCGGCTGAGGCCACGTGTAGTGGCGCTGGATCTCGTGGACCGAGGTGAACGCGGCCAAGGGGTGGTGCACACACTCCCGATAGCGTCCGCTGCCGTAATCCAGCTCGCGGAAGCGGCAACCAAAAGGGTCGGTGTCAGTGGGCAGCTGCGGACCCACGTAACGTGGCTTCAGGTG
It encodes:
- a CDS encoding uroporphyrinogen-III decarboxylase-like protein — translated: MRKETMTPRERWLAVLRREKPDRVPMDYWATPEVTQNLMRHLGCSNEQELFAALHIDAVVHLKPRYVGPQLPTDTDPFGCRFRELDYGSGRYRECVHHPLAAFTSVHEIQRHYTWPQPDWWDYSEIRNQARSHERWPLAGGLYEPFLTYKYLRGDEQAFVDLVENPEMVHYCLDQLLELSYQETLRIYEQVPGQVTYTYVAEDMGGQTDLLFSPAVIREFFLPRMKKMIDLAHQAGAYVFHHNDGAIRRIIPDMIEAGIDILNPLQWRTPGMEREGLKRDFGNKVVLHGGVDNQYTLPFGTVEQVRQEVLDNLRILGQGGGYILAPCHNIQPITPPENVVVMYQTGLEFGWQ